In Alteromonas naphthalenivorans, one DNA window encodes the following:
- a CDS encoding MBL fold metallo-hydrolase: MEIVIIPVTPFAQNCSLIWDAGSKQGAFVDPGGDIQKLIGAASDNQVTIEKIILTHGHLDHVGGTVELAKHYDVPIIGPHLGDKFWLDALMQQSQMFGFPPATPFVPNQWLNDKDTISVGELTLEVLHCPGHTPGHVVLVERTSNKVIVGDVIFAGSIGRTDFPQGNHQQLIDSINANILTLPDDMEIYPGHGPTTTVAKEKASNPYVAGQWG; this comes from the coding sequence TTGGAAATTGTTATTATACCGGTTACGCCATTTGCTCAAAACTGTTCGCTTATTTGGGACGCAGGTAGTAAACAGGGGGCATTTGTTGACCCTGGCGGAGATATACAGAAACTTATCGGCGCGGCGTCGGATAATCAGGTCACTATTGAAAAAATCATTCTTACCCACGGTCATTTAGACCATGTAGGTGGCACCGTCGAACTGGCTAAACATTACGATGTGCCGATAATAGGGCCACATCTGGGGGACAAGTTTTGGCTAGATGCCCTTATGCAGCAAAGCCAAATGTTTGGCTTTCCACCTGCCACGCCCTTTGTGCCTAACCAATGGTTAAATGACAAAGATACCATTTCAGTTGGCGAGCTAACGCTTGAGGTGCTGCACTGTCCGGGACATACCCCTGGCCATGTGGTTCTGGTGGAGCGAACGAGTAACAAGGTTATTGTAGGTGATGTGATTTTTGCAGGCTCGATTGGGCGCACTGATTTCCCTCAGGGAAATCATCAACAGCTAATCGATTCAATAAACGCGAATATTTTAACGCTGCCTGACGATATGGAGATTTATCCTGGTCATGGCCCTACCACCACGGTAGCAAAAGAAAAAGCCAGCAACCCTTATGTTGCGGGGCAATGGGGTTAA
- a CDS encoding DUF917 family protein codes for MAGSGLFTVGSDINTPSESALALGLDEGNDAGHTYQLGVKNENLVSYYDGKVDVTIPDLICVIDENTGEPVTNPHYEIGQSLAVIILPAPDAFLTPKGLATFGPAYVGVDAPYRPASLQNRHNK; via the coding sequence ATGGCTGGGTCAGGTTTATTCACCGTAGGTTCTGATATCAATACTCCCTCGGAATCTGCTTTGGCATTAGGGCTAGATGAAGGGAATGACGCAGGACATACCTACCAGTTAGGGGTTAAGAACGAAAACCTAGTCAGCTACTACGATGGTAAAGTGGATGTGACTATTCCAGATCTCATTTGTGTAATTGATGAGAATACTGGTGAGCCAGTGACCAATCCGCATTATGAAATTGGCCAATCGTTAGCGGTGATTATTTTGCCTGCGCCTGATGCATTTTTAACCCCAAAGGGCTTAGCTACCTTTGGTCCAGCGTATGTTGGTGTAGATGCGCCTTATCGCCCAGCTAGCTTGCAAAACAGGCACAATAAATAG
- a CDS encoding lactoylglutathione lyase family protein, producing the protein MTEAVNTPYPRTFSHIGISVPDLDAAVKFYTEVLGWYLIMKPTEIVEDDSAIGEMCTDVFGAGWDKFRIAHLSTGDRVGVEIFEFKNQENPENNFEYWKTGVFHFCVQDPDVEGLAEKIVEAGGKKRMKAPRYYYPGEKPYRMIYMEDPFGNILEIYSHSYELHYASGAYQ; encoded by the coding sequence ATGACTGAAGCAGTTAACACCCCTTATCCACGTACATTTTCGCACATTGGTATTTCGGTTCCAGACCTTGATGCCGCAGTTAAATTTTACACTGAAGTACTAGGCTGGTACTTAATTATGAAGCCCACTGAGATTGTTGAAGATGATTCAGCCATTGGCGAGATGTGTACCGACGTATTTGGTGCAGGTTGGGATAAATTCCGTATTGCTCACCTTTCAACGGGCGACCGTGTGGGTGTAGAAATTTTCGAGTTTAAAAATCAGGAAAACCCTGAAAATAACTTCGAATACTGGAAAACGGGCGTGTTCCATTTCTGTGTTCAAGACCCTGACGTTGAAGGCTTGGCAGAAAAAATTGTAGAAGCCGGTGGTAAAAAGCGCATGAAAGCACCGCGTTACTATTACCCAGGCGAGAAGCCTTACCGCATGATTTACATGGAAGACCCGTTTGGCAACATTTTAGAAATTTATAGCCACAGCTATGAACTTCATTATGCCAGCGGTGCCTATCAATAG
- a CDS encoding alginate export family protein has protein sequence MNHWLNPNLAFQHYYTSGDDNPNDNRYDQFERLFGGRRTDLNNTSIHGPLTPANLTATGFRVEFRPHANWDGRIHYSAATLSSNTDSFVIGKYQDPSGQSGDDIGHTVDSRIRFWTDDKAWMFDAGFSLLFAGNYLESIREQEGLPTSTTRFGYVQLSYQF, from the coding sequence ATTAATCACTGGCTAAACCCAAACCTAGCCTTTCAGCACTATTACACCAGTGGTGATGATAACCCCAATGACAACCGCTATGATCAGTTTGAACGGTTATTTGGTGGCAGGCGCACCGACTTAAACAATACTTCTATTCATGGGCCGTTAACACCTGCAAACCTAACTGCGACAGGGTTTCGCGTTGAGTTTCGCCCACATGCAAACTGGGATGGCAGGATTCATTATTCTGCCGCTACCTTGTCGTCAAACACAGATAGCTTTGTTATTGGTAAATATCAGGATCCGTCAGGGCAAAGCGGTGATGATATTGGCCACACAGTCGATTCCCGTATCCGTTTTTGGACAGACGATAAAGCATGGATGTTTGATGCAGGTTTCTCGCTATTGTTCGCGGGCAATTACCTTGAGTCGATACGAGAGCAAGAGGGTTTGCCTACCTCCACCACGCGCTTCGGTTATGTGCAATTGAGCTATCAATTTTAG
- a CDS encoding class II glutamine amidotransferase: MCELLGMSANTPTDLCFSFTGLTRRGGETGPHKDGWGMAFYEGKGIRLFHDPEPCATSQIAEFVSHLPIKSETAICHIRQANVGNINLANTHPFTREMWGKYWVFAHNGQLPNFVPREGMYEAVGDTDSEAMFCDLMNQVRENLPRDAMPQQLADTLVDIAKGYAEQGVFNCLLSNGDWLFSFCSTKMASITRRAPFGPACLSDVEVEIDFAAETTPNDVVSIIATAPLTHDEQWDIYERGEWKLWQQGEVIASGKVDVPVHKSEAAMTSPSPDPSANSLKLNP; encoded by the coding sequence GTGTGTGAACTGCTTGGCATGAGTGCCAATACGCCAACTGATTTGTGTTTTAGCTTTACCGGTCTCACCCGACGTGGTGGCGAGACAGGCCCGCACAAAGATGGCTGGGGCATGGCATTTTATGAAGGCAAGGGCATTCGCCTTTTTCACGATCCAGAGCCCTGTGCTACCTCTCAAATTGCAGAGTTTGTATCTCACCTGCCGATTAAAAGCGAAACGGCTATTTGTCATATTCGCCAAGCTAATGTAGGCAATATAAACCTTGCTAACACCCACCCTTTCACCCGTGAAATGTGGGGTAAGTATTGGGTGTTTGCCCACAATGGGCAGCTGCCTAACTTTGTACCTCGTGAAGGCATGTATGAAGCCGTTGGGGATACCGACAGCGAAGCCATGTTCTGCGACTTAATGAATCAGGTGCGCGAGAACTTGCCTCGTGATGCGATGCCGCAACAATTGGCCGATACACTGGTGGATATCGCAAAAGGCTACGCAGAGCAGGGCGTATTCAATTGTTTATTAAGCAATGGCGACTGGTTGTTTTCATTTTGTAGCACCAAAATGGCGAGCATTACCCGCCGTGCCCCGTTTGGCCCAGCTTGCCTCAGCGACGTGGAGGTAGAGATTGATTTTGCTGCAGAAACCACACCCAACGATGTGGTGAGTATCATTGCCACTGCGCCACTAACTCATGACGAACAATGGGATATTTACGAGCGTGGTGAATGGAAACTATGGCAGCAAGGCGAGGTGATTGCCAGCGGTAAAGTGGATGTTCCTGTGCACAAATCTGAAGCGGCCATGACAAGTCCGAGCCCTGATCCTAGCGCTAACTCACTCAAGCTCAATCCTTAG
- a CDS encoding LysR family transcriptional regulator: MLNPQWLDTFKVLVETGNFTRTAEQRFMTQPGVSQHIKKLEVACGCELLIRLGKGVELTEQGQRVYDYAQSLSKHEQALIESLKFDAPYEGKCLIGCSGALAQRLYPVLVELQVAHPSLSIHLEVAPNRTILNSIHASTLELGIVTQQPDEELFSSEKIGSESLGLILPKGALGNLSTNSADNSADNARSSQEKDIADILLSLGLINHPDAMHYLKLYFSHSGEQALMQLDPSRLPKRGYINQLSQILLPVSKGLGFTVLPIKVLDSFTNATESLTIYPATNDVAEPLYFVKTPHRSLPLRYQKIQSLIVETLNA, encoded by the coding sequence ATGCTAAATCCACAGTGGCTTGATACGTTCAAAGTGCTAGTAGAAACGGGGAATTTTACCCGTACCGCAGAACAACGATTTATGACGCAGCCCGGTGTGAGCCAACACATAAAAAAGTTGGAAGTAGCCTGTGGCTGTGAGTTGCTCATTCGCTTGGGTAAAGGTGTAGAGTTAACTGAACAAGGGCAACGGGTTTACGACTATGCGCAAAGCTTGAGTAAGCATGAACAGGCACTCATAGAAAGCTTAAAGTTTGATGCGCCCTACGAAGGAAAGTGTTTAATTGGTTGCTCGGGTGCGTTGGCTCAGCGTTTGTACCCTGTACTTGTTGAGCTACAGGTTGCCCATCCGAGTTTGAGTATACATTTAGAAGTTGCGCCCAACCGAACCATCCTCAATAGCATTCACGCATCTACTCTAGAATTAGGCATCGTCACGCAACAACCGGATGAAGAATTGTTTTCGTCTGAAAAGATCGGTAGCGAATCTTTGGGGCTTATATTGCCCAAAGGTGCTCTTGGTAATTTAAGTACGAATAGTGCTGATAATAGTGCTGATAATGCTAGAAGTAGCCAAGAGAAAGACATTGCCGATATCTTGCTATCGCTTGGGTTAATTAACCACCCCGACGCCATGCACTACCTAAAACTTTACTTTAGCCACTCGGGCGAGCAGGCCCTAATGCAATTAGATCCTAGTCGGTTGCCAAAGCGTGGTTACATTAATCAGCTGTCTCAAATTTTATTACCCGTAAGCAAAGGGCTGGGCTTTACCGTACTGCCCATTAAAGTACTTGATAGCTTTACCAACGCCACTGAAAGTTTAACGATATACCCCGCCACAAACGATGTTGCCGAACCTCTTTACTTTGTGAAAACGCCCCACCGTTCGTTGCCATTACGTTATCAAAAAATTCAGTCGTTGATTGTAGAAACCCTCAACGCATAG